From the Candidatus Gracilibacteria bacterium genome, the window TATGATGTGGAGGAATTCCTCCATAGCTATGGAGGAATCTATCCACACCTATGGAGGAATTCCTCCATAGGGGGTCTTCATCTTTTCCATAGCTATGGAGGATTTTCTCCATAGGGTCTGAATCCCTTTTTACACAAGGCGCAGTGATGTTTTCAAAGGTTAATTTTTTAAGAATTTCAGTATTCAACTTCAAAAACATCACGTTGCTAAGACGAGCAGACGGAGTTTCAACAGTTCTAAAAACTCTTTCAATGACACCTAGTTCTTCAAGTCTTCGCAAGGCTTCTTGACACTGTTTTTTTGAAATGCCAAATTGATTTTCTAAATCTGAATAAGATCGTCGAAGCATATCCTCAGCGTATTTTTTCTTGTAACCAATAAGTGCCCCTGATTTTTCACAGCGGATTTCGGAAGGTCTATTCCAGTAGCAAACATCGGAGAGAATAAGCATGGCGTATAAATCAGGCCGCCCCGTGGGGAGTTTTATCGTCTGAAACCAATTTTGAGCGATTACATTACCTCGAATGGCTATGCTCTGCATTGCTTCTACTGACTGTGGAAGCTCATCGTGTTTCATTGCTATGATCGCCTGTTATTAATACAAGATTTAAAATTATGTTAATCAACATAAACGTAATAAACAAAGCCTTTTCAATGGTAAAAATTACTCGAGTAAAATTTACTCATTGAAAATAGTCTTTAATTTTTTTTTAAAACAACCTTTATCTTGCTATATATAGCAGATATATATAGCAAGATAAAGATAGATCTAGTTTTTTTTTCGTTTTTCGCTTATTTTTAGATATATGAGCAATTTAAAAAATAATCTGAGAGAACTTCTCCAGAAAAATAATCTTTCTATCGCTGAGGCGGAACGCCAAGCTGGTCTTCGTATGAGCGCACTTCGAAATATTATGCGCGATCAATCTAAAAACCCTAGTGTTGAAAATCTTAATAAATTAGCAACCCTTTTCCAATGTAGTATTACAGATTTAATCTGCGCGGAACCTCCGGGAGAAAGAGGTGGCGCTTTAAAAAAAATTGAAGATTTTGATATTTTAGTTGAATTTGCAAATTTGGTTCAAAAATTGGTAAAGGAAAATAACTTTAATCTTTCATTCACACAGTACTCTAAAATTCAAAAAGAGTGCTACTATTACACAATCGAAAACAATCTTTCTGAATTAGATAAAAATTTTACCAAATGGTTTTTACTAAAAGAAATGGAATTATGTATTAAGGAGAAATAGATCTCCGCCTTTCCCTTCTATAAAACGTAAGTGATTATGTCTTATAGATATTTTACCTCTTAAATCTTCTTCTATTTTTCCTAATTTTTCCTTCTCACCCGAGAAAAGCATAAAGCTTACTTGTGCAATTTTCATATTTACAGCATTTGTTGAAGGATTATCTAAAAACATTTTCGTCCCCTTGTTAAAAGAAAATAATGCCTTTTCTCTATCCCCATTTAATAAATATAAATTTGCAAGATTTATTTCTAAAGCAGCACAAAAAATCAAATTATCCCCATACAACTTTTCGAGCAGATTTTTACATTTTTCTAATTCCTCAATTGCCTTATGATTATTTCCCCTTAAAGATGTCAAAATAGCCATACAAACATTAACATTTAATACCTTAATATGATTTTTTCCATAATGGTCGCTTCTTATCTTATGGGATCGTCTTAAAACTTCTTCTGCTCCATCCAATTCACGAACTGCTATTAGAACACAACCTAGGCTTTTTAAGACCCTTGCTGTTTCAACGTGGTTTTTCCCAAGATTTTGCTCATGTATTTTAACAGATTGAAGCAAATATTCTTTTGCTTTTTCATATTCGCCATAATTAAATAACACCCATCCAAGCTCATTAAGTATATCACCTACTTCTATATGGTTTTTTCCATGTGAATGGACGGCTCTTAAAAGGGCTTTTTCCAGAACATTAATTGCTTCTTTATATTTCGATAATCTACCATAGACCCTACCTAGTTGATTTAAACTCAAAAGTATCTCTCGACTATACTTTTCTGGTTGTTTTTCAAAACCACTTAAAGCTATAGATATCATCTTCTCTGCTTTTATGAAATTTTCAGTTCGTATTTCAAAACGGCCTGAGGCATAACAAACCAAGGCTGTTTCAGGGCTTTCTTCTCCAAAAATACTTACTGACTCTGAGTAAGCTAAATCAATAAACTTTTTTCTGTTTTTATATTCCCCCATAAGATCATAGGATTTTGATAACCCAAGATATATTTTATAGAGTTCACTTTTAGGTTCTAAAAATTCTATTTTAGCCAATTTCAAAAATTTTACTGTATGAGGTATAAGCTCTCTAATAAATCCTATGTTCTTTATATGAACCAAAGGGGAATGATACAATTTCGATAATCTCTCCAAGGTATATTTGAGATTTTCTTTTCTTGTTTGAGGCTCCATTTTTCTCAAAATCCAGCTATGGAGTAACCTATGAATAAAAACATTATCTCCATCTACTGAAACTAATGAAAAACTCTTTAATAATGAAATAATATCGTCTAGTTTTGCCTTATTATTTATTGAAACGGATCCATATAAAATATACATTAGTAAATCCTTGTTAACTTTTTCTGGTAACAAAAGACTCATGTGGTTCAGTAAATTAATCGCTTCCTGTGAAGACACTTTCTCTAAGCTCATTTCCCAAGTTACATATACTGGCAAGTGATCTTGGATTTGAATTGTGCTTTTCTTTAAACAAAAGTCAATATTTTCCTCATATAACCTCTGGTAGCTCTTTAGATCTAGAGAATTCTCACGTATGTATGCCGCTGCTTGCACAATTGCAAGTGGGAGGTAGCCAAGCTGTTCTAGAATCTTTCTTATTTCAACTTTTTCCTCAGAAGAAATTACCTTATTCTCGTCATAGGTTTTTACAAAAAGATTCTCAGCCTGTTTAGGCGACATCACGTCCATATAAAAAGGGGAAGGCATTTTATTATTACGAGAAGTAATCAACACATCACAATTTCTAGGAATGTATCCTTTAATATTTTCATATCTTTCAACATTATCAAAAACAAGAATAACCCCACCAATCTCTTCGAGCCATTTGATAACCTTAATTACCTTAATTTCAGTGCTATCTGATTTATCGTACAATGATTTATATTCGCCAAATTCTAAAAGCTCTTTTCTTAATACAGAAGGTGTCTCAGAATTAAACCATATTTTATATTTATAAGAGGTCTTCTTTGCCAAAATAAAATTTTTTGCAAAGGTTGTTTTTCCAACGCCTGCAAGGCCATAGATAGTTAGAATGTGGTTGTTAGATCCGTCCTTCAGATATTCTGAAACTGCCTTAAAAGAACCTTCCCTTGGTACGTAAACAGATCCCTCTAAGGGAATATTCCATTCAAACACATTTTTCTCATTATCTTTATTAATATCAAGTAGTAAAAATAAAATCGTAAAAACTGATATAGCAAGAAACAAAAAAGTTTTAATTATTGCCGACTTATTAAATTTATTAAAAATTTCAGAATTTTTAATTGATATTTTCTCTAATTCTTTCACTAAGAGGCTTTTTTTAATTACGAGGTCGCATAATTCTTCACGTGAAATTGCACCTACTTTTTCCCTAATACGAAGAATATGATTATCAACAGTTCTTGGAGATAGAATAAGTTCGTTGGCAATCCACTTTGTTCGTTTCCCAATTTTCAAGAACGAAATTATTTCTAACTCTCTTGATGTTAGGTCAATTACACTCCCATCTTTATTTTTAATGATAAGTTCTTCCATAATGAAATTTCCTGTAATTTTTAAAGATGGCGTAAAACTATGGCCTTTACCCGTGGGTGTTAGCTGGTTAAGAAATACCTAGATTAATGCAAGATACTGAAATTTTTGGTAGCCTATCTAAAATATCCGCCACAAAATTTTTATGGCCAACTACATATGAATATGAGTTAGGTTTCATTGTAAATTTTATACTAGTACCATCTGTAGCAAAATATACTCCACCAGCTTCTTCAACAATTGAAAACCCTGCAGCAATATCCCATAAGTTCAATGAAGTAGAAAATTGTGCATCCACTTGTCCCGATGCAACTAAGGCAAGGTCTAAAGCTGCCGATCCACCAAATCTCCTTATATGTGCTGCCATAGGCGCTATACTCTTTATAACTTTTTGGTAGTCAATTTTATGAAGCTCAAAATGGTATAATGGAGTATCAGTTAAAGAACTTTTTCTTACAGAGATCTTTTCTTTGTTAAGATATGCTCCCTTACCTTTTTCAGACACATACATCTCGTCTCTTGCGGGGGCATAAACAATTCCAGCAAAAGGCTTCCCATCCTTGAACAAGCCAAGTGAAATAGAAAACTCTTTCCTGTTCATTCGAAAATTCAAAGTTCCATCTATAGGATCAACAATCCAGACAAAACCTTTTTGTATATCAATATCTTCACCAAGCCCTTCTTCTTCTCCTACTATTGAATAACTAGGAAACATTTTAATAAGACCTTGATATATAAAAGTTTGCACCAAAGGATCATACTTTGTCAGAATATCATTTGGATTTTTTGTTTTTGAAGTTGTTGAGAGAGAATCGATCTCTTTTCTTCCTTCTAATAAAATATCCCCCGCGCCTCTTACTACTTGAATCATCGTCTTTAAATGAATACTAGCCAACAAGGCTTTTTCATAATCTTTATGCATTATCCACCTAATTTATATGTCTGAAGAGTTTCAATGATATTGCCTTGGCTATCAATTTCTCCCAAAGAGATTTCATCAAGAATTTGCGTTGTATCTATATTTTCTATCTGAGTCGATATTTCATTTATTAATTGAAAATTTTGGACACCATAGGCTACGGTGATATGTGGTTGATTTGCCCCCGGCACATTAAAATGTCTTCCATATTTTTCAATATTTTTTAGTTCTGTATTTGAAAAATAGGGCATATTTTTTTTTACTTGGTCAAGAATCCCGTCACGAAGCGGGTCGATAACTTCTGTTAGAGCTGAATTAGCGTCATGTAATGGACTTTCGGTTTGAACATTCCAAAAGGTATTTCCACCACCTCCCTTCTCTAGTTTTTTTTTGAAAATGATTTTCAGAGGTTTTTGTGCATTTGCCCAAGAGCGTAAATTTTTATGGACTTCTTTTAAAGAATCCTCTAAAAAAACAGCCTGTAAAACAGTTATATGTGGCGTTATATTGCTCCCGTGTTTTTTTGCTATAGATAAAGCACAATCTTTAACTTTTCCATCAGGTATCTTAAAGTATATTCCATATTCTTTTTTTATTTGAATACACTGTGCTTTATCAGAAATCATAATAAATCCCATTGTAAATATTAATATATTTTTCTTTATAAACATTTCTTATCCTATTTTTTATAACCAACTTTCTTATATCGCAGGTAGTTTGGTTAAGTCAAATTTATCGATTAAACCTCTTGGCAATATTTTAAAATTTCCTCTCAGTTCTTTAAGGGCTTGAATACCTAGGTCATAAAGTTCTTGTATCTGCTCCTT encodes:
- a CDS encoding helix-turn-helix transcriptional regulator, encoding MSNLKNNLRELLQKNNLSIAEAERQAGLRMSALRNIMRDQSKNPSVENLNKLATLFQCSITDLICAEPPGERGGALKKIEDFDILVEFANLVQKLVKENNFNLSFTQYSKIQKECYYYTIENNLSELDKNFTKWFLLKEMELCIKEK
- a CDS encoding tetratricopeptide repeat protein — encoded protein: MEELIIKNKDGSVIDLTSRELEIISFLKIGKRTKWIANELILSPRTVDNHILRIREKVGAISREELCDLVIKKSLLVKELEKISIKNSEIFNKFNKSAIIKTFLFLAISVFTILFLLLDINKDNEKNVFEWNIPLEGSVYVPREGSFKAVSEYLKDGSNNHILTIYGLAGVGKTTFAKNFILAKKTSYKYKIWFNSETPSVLRKELLEFGEYKSLYDKSDSTEIKVIKVIKWLEEIGGVILVFDNVERYENIKGYIPRNCDVLITSRNNKMPSPFYMDVMSPKQAENLFVKTYDENKVISSEEKVEIRKILEQLGYLPLAIVQAAAYIRENSLDLKSYQRLYEENIDFCLKKSTIQIQDHLPVYVTWEMSLEKVSSQEAINLLNHMSLLLPEKVNKDLLMYILYGSVSINNKAKLDDIISLLKSFSLVSVDGDNVFIHRLLHSWILRKMEPQTRKENLKYTLERLSKLYHSPLVHIKNIGFIRELIPHTVKFLKLAKIEFLEPKSELYKIYLGLSKSYDLMGEYKNRKKFIDLAYSESVSIFGEESPETALVCYASGRFEIRTENFIKAEKMISIALSGFEKQPEKYSREILLSLNQLGRVYGRLSKYKEAINVLEKALLRAVHSHGKNHIEVGDILNELGWVLFNYGEYEKAKEYLLQSVKIHEQNLGKNHVETARVLKSLGCVLIAVRELDGAEEVLRRSHKIRSDHYGKNHIKVLNVNVCMAILTSLRGNNHKAIEELEKCKNLLEKLYGDNLIFCAALEINLANLYLLNGDREKALFSFNKGTKMFLDNPSTNAVNMKIAQVSFMLFSGEKEKLGKIEEDLRGKISIRHNHLRFIEGKGGDLFLLNT
- a CDS encoding inositol monophosphatase family protein, translating into MHKDYEKALLASIHLKTMIQVVRGAGDILLEGRKEIDSLSTTSKTKNPNDILTKYDPLVQTFIYQGLIKMFPSYSIVGEEEGLGEDIDIQKGFVWIVDPIDGTLNFRMNRKEFSISLGLFKDGKPFAGIVYAPARDEMYVSEKGKGAYLNKEKISVRKSSLTDTPLYHFELHKIDYQKVIKSIAPMAAHIRRFGGSAALDLALVASGQVDAQFSTSLNLWDIAAGFSIVEEAGGVYFATDGTSIKFTMKPNSYSYVVGHKNFVADILDRLPKISVSCINLGIS